The Amycolatopsis japonica nucleotide sequence GGCTCGATCTCTTCGGCGGGAAACTGCTGCCGGTCGGCGGGCTCGGCGAGATCTGGTCGTCGTATCTCGCGCCGTGGCACGCGATCGCCGGCGGGACGGCGAGCCCCGCACCCGCGACGCTGCCGGTGCTGGGCACGATCGGCGCGATCTTCACACCGATCGGCGGTCCCGCGGCGCTCGTCGCGATCCTGCTGATCGGCGACATCCCGCTCGCCGCCCTGAGCGCGTACGTGGCCACTCGGCACCTTCGCGTGCGTCGCTGGGTGCGCGCCGTCGCGGCGGCTGCGTACGGCGTGCTTCCCGCGGCCACGGCTTCGGTCGCGCAGGGACGGCTCGACGTCGTCGTCGTGCATCTGCTGCTGCCTTTGGTGATCGCGGGGATCGTGGGGCTGCTGGTCCGCGCGGACTCGCGCTGGCTGCACGTTTCCGCGCTGAGCGCGATCGGGCTGGCGCTGATCGGCGCCTTCTCCCCGCTGGCGCACGCGCTGGCGCTGGTCGGGCTGGTGATCGGGTTCGTGGTGCTGCCTTCGCCGACCGGGCTCGCGCGGCGGATCGCGTCGGTCGGCATCGTGGTCTTCCTGCCGCTGGCGTTGTTGCTGCCGTGGCCGAGTGTGCTGCTGCGGCATCCGGAACTGCTGCTGCACGGGCTCGGCGGTGGCGCCACGGCCGCGTCCGGCGCCGATCTCGCCGGGCTGGACCCGGGCGGCCCCGGCGCTTGGCCGATCGGCGTGGCGCTGGTCGCCGCCGCGATCGTCGCGCTGGTGGTGCGGCCGACGAAGAGCGCGGGCGCCGGTGTGGCGGTCGTCGTGCTGGGCGCGCTCGGGCTCGTCGCGGTGCGGTTCGTGGCGGTGACGCCGATGTCGGGCGGCGCGCACGCGACCGGGTACGCCGGCGTGCCGCTGCTGGTGATCGGCGCGGGTCTGTTGTGGACGGTGCTGGCGACCTGGCAGCGGGGCGGATCCGGGGTCGAGCCCGCGCCGTGGCTGGCGAAGGTCACGGCCGTGGCCGGGGTGCTCGTGCTGCTGGCGCTGGCGACCGGCGCGGTCGTCGCCGGACGGGAAGGGCCGCTGCGGGCGGGCGAGCGTCCCTCGCTGGCGCCGGAGATCTCGGCGGAACTGGCTGCGAGCGGCCGCTCGGTGCTGGTGATCGGTGACGTCGCCCGGCAGACCGGCGGTCGGTTGCCGACTTTCGGCGACGACGAGTTCGCGCCGACGCCGGGCAGCGCCGACCGGCTGGCTTCGTGGCGCCGGGACCTCCTGCAAGGCTCACCGGATGCGGTGAAGCAGGCCTTCGCGGCGGCTCTGGCGTCGGGTGTCTCGTATGTGGTGTTGCCGAGCGGTGCCGACGGCGGCGCTTTCGTCGAACTCGCGCGAGACCTGGTGGTTTTGGCTGCGCCGACCTCGGACGGGCGCCCGGTGCTGCGGTTGCTGCCCGCCGGTGGGCAGGTGGCGCTGATCTCGCCGGAACTGGCGCAGGCTGCCGTGACCGGGAAGGGCGCGCCGGGGGCTTCACCCGGCGTCGCGCCGGTGCAGGCCGGGCTGCCGGACGTGCGGGTGCGCGTCTCGGAAGGCCCGACCGGGCGGCTGCTCGTGCTGGCCGCGGAGTTCGAGGCGGGCTGGCAGGCGAGCGTGGACGGGAAGGCCGTGCCGATCGTGCGGGCTTGGGGGCACCAGGTGGCGGTCTCGGTGCCGGCCACGCCTTCGGAGGTCGTGGTGGAGCATCAGGGGACGACGCGGAATCTGCTGCTGCTGGCGCAGGTGGCGGCGGTGCTGTTCACGCTGCTGACGGCTGTTCCCACGCGTCGGCGCCCCTCGGCTTCTTGAGCTTGGTCGTGAAGGCCCCCTTCCCTGCGGCTGGGTGCCCCCAATGTGGCATTGGGGACGCTCGGTGACCCCAATGCCACATTAGGGGCGACTCCGGGGTTCGCTTTGGGGGCCTTTCGTCGCATGTGACGTGGTGAAAGCTCCCTTCGCTGCATGGCATGCGGTGAAGGGCCCCTTCAGCCCTCATGGGATCTGTGCCGCATCGAGAGGTGTCGCGAAAGCCACTTTCGGGACGTCAGATGTCCTGAAAGATGCTCCTATTGATGTCAAGGGGTGTGGGTGAGGGTGGCGAGGTCTGCGATGAGGGCTTGGTGGATTTCGCGGGCTATGTAGCGTTTGAGGCAGCGGATGATGTGGCGTTTGGGGAGTCCTTCGGTGGTGCGTCGTTCGACGTAGGCGCGGGTGCTGGGGCAGTGGCGCATGCGGACGATGGCGATGCGGTAGAGGGCGGCGTTGGCGTGGCGGTCGCCGCCGCGGTTGAGGCGGTGGCGGGTGGTGCGGCCGCTGCTGGCGTGGATGGGTGCGGCGCCGCAGAGGTGCGCGAAGCGGGCTTCAGTGGTGATGCGGTCGGGGTTGTCGCCGGCGGTGGTCAGGAGTTGCGCGGCGGTGTCGGGGCCGACGCCGAACAGGGCGGTGGTGGCGGGCAGTGCCTGCCGGGTCAGGGTGGCCAGTTCTGTTTTGGTGTCGGTGATTTCGTCGGTGAGGTGCTGGATGCGGCGGGCGAGGCGGCGTAGCGCGGTTTTGACGGCGGTGCGCGGGTCGGTGAGGTCGGTGCCGGGGCGGAGCCGGGCGCAGGTGGTGATCAAGGTGGTGCCGGTGAGCGGGGTGAGGGTTTCGCGCAGCGCCGCGGGGGCGGTGACGATCAGGGCGTCGAGCTGGTTGAGCGCGGCGGTGCGGGACTTGACCGCTCCGTTGAGTGCTGTGCGCAGTGCGGAGATCGCCGCGGCGGGGCCAGTGCCTGCTTTCGGGGTCGTGCCGGCCTGACCGGACAGCACGGCGCGGGCGGCGTTGATCGCGTCCTGGGCATCGGTTTTCCCTGCGCGGCGGCGGGTGTGCCGGTCGGGCTGGTTGACCTCCACCACCGTGACGTCCTCGGCGGCCAGGTGGCGGGCCAGCCCGGCGCCGTAGGAACCGGTGCCCTCGACACCCACCCCGGTGACCACGCCAAACCCGCCCAACCAGGCCAGCAGAGCCGTGTATCCGGCCGTGGTGGCCGGGAACGTGCGGGTCCCCAGACACCGCCCGAGGTGATCCAGCGCGGCGGCGGTGTGGGTGTCCTTATGGGTATCGACCCCGCCGGTCACCAGGGTCGTGTCGACGGCATGCTGCTGATCGGTCATCCTGGTCACTGCCATTCCGTGTCTCGATCGGGTTGAACGGATGGCACGTACCGGGCCGGGATGGACAACACAGTGATGGGTGTCCTGGTGGCACAGGCTCCTATCAAGTCACATCCCCGGCCTGGTCACGTGCATGAACAGAGACCCAGCACGAGCCGGCAGATCTTTCGCAAGACAACCCCAACCAGGGCGTCAGTGGCTTTCCGAGCCAGACCCCGCCAGAACTCCATCCACACACATCATCATCACTGTGGCTTTCGCACACGATCTGAGAGGGCAAGGGTTCCCAATGTCGCATTTGAGACGCTGAGCGACCCAAATGCGACATTGGGAACCCTTGAGCCACCCGCTCGCCCAGCCCCGCGAGTTATCCACAGCCCCTTCCCTTTGTGGACAACTTCGCCCTCCGACGTCGTTTCCGCAGGTCCCGTCGGTGCCTCGCGGTACGCTGGGCTGGGGACGCCCCCCGGGGAAGGGCGGGGGCTGGGTACGGGGTGGAGGGGGTGCGGAGAGGGGTTAGTCGCCTTCGATGACGTCGGGTTCGACGCCCAGGTAGCCCGCAACCTGTTCCACGAGGACGTCGTGGACGAGTTCCGCGAGTTCGCCGGGGTCCTTCGCGCGGGCTTCGAGGGGGCGCCGGTAGAGGACGATACGGGCCCGCGTCGGGAGGCCGGCGCGGTCGACGCCGGCGGGCACGAGCCGCGAGAGCGGGACGGCGCCGTCGTGCAGCACGCCGTCGACTCCGGCCGGTGCGCCATCCGAGCGAACTTCGGGAACGTCGTCGACGGCGACGTCGAGCTTCGTCAGCTCGTGCCGCCACCGCGCTTCGATCGGTTCGAGCGCGTCCAAAACCAGCGCGTCGAACCTTTCCGCCCTGCTAGCGGCGGCGGGAAGGGTCGACGGATACAGCGCTCCGCGCAGGCCCCGGCCGTGCCGGTCCCGTCGCATCCGCCGTCGCTGTCGGGAATCACGAGCCGTCGCCACGAACCGAAGGGTACGCGCTCGGCGATTCAAAGCGCGTGTCGCCGGTACGCCGGGCTCGCGACGCGCTATCGTTCTCGATCGTGCGGAGCGTACGAAAGTGTTCGCGAACGGGTTGTCTCGAACCCGCTGTCGCCACGCTCACGTATGCCTACAGCGATTCGACGGCCGTGGTGGGCCCGTTGGCCACCGCGAGCGAGCCGCACTCCTATGACCTCTGCGAGGCCCACGCCCTCCGGCTCACCGTGCCCAAGGGCTGGGAAGTCGTCCGGCACGAAGGCGCCTTCGCCGCCCCGGATCCCTCCGCCGACGAGCTGACCGCGCTGGCCGAGGCCGTGCGCGAAGCAGGCCGCTCCGACAAGCCCGCACCCGAGCCCGAACCCGAGGGACCCTCGGGCAGGCGCGGCCACCTGCGCGTCCTGCCCGGCCGCGCCTGACGCGAGGGCTCGCCGGTAGGCTTTCGAGCGCGCCAGAGGGCGTTGTAACGAGACTATTGGCGGGGAGCAGGCGTGCCAGACCTTTCGGGCATCGTGAAGGCCTACGACATTCGCGGCGTGGTCGGTGAGCAGCTGGACGCGGCACTCGTCCGCGACCTCGGATCGGCGTTCGCCCTGTTGATCAAGCCGGAGTCCGACTCCGTGGTGATCGGCCACGACATGCGCGACTCCTCGCCCGAGCTCGCCGCCGCCTTCGCCGACGGCGTGACCTCGCAGGGCCTCGACGTCGTGTCGATCGGCCTCGCCAGCACCGACCAGCTGTACTTCGCGTCCGGCTCGCTCAACCTGCCGGGCGCCATGTTCACCGCCAGCCACAACCCGGCGAAGTACAACGGCATCAAGCTGTGCCGCTCCGGCGCCGCCCCCGTCGGCCAGGACTCCGGTCTCGCGGAGATCCGCGACACCGTCGAGCAGGGCGTACCCGCCTTCGCGGGCCAGCGCGGTTCGGTGACCGAGCAGGACGTCCTCGCGGACTACGCGGCGTACCTGCGCAAGCTCGTCGACCTGTCGGGCAGCCGTCCGCTGAAGGTCGTCGTCGACGCGGGCAACGGCATGGGCGGCTACACCGTCCCCACGGTCTTCGCGGGCTTGCCCCTCGAAATCGTCCCGATGTACTTCGAACTCGACGGCAACTTCCCGAACCACGAGGCCAACCCGCTCGACCCGAAGAACATCGTCGACCTCCAGGCGAAGGTGCGCGAGGAAGGCGCCGACGCGGGTCTCGCCTTCGACGGCGACGCCGACCGCTGCTTCGTCGTCGACGAGCGTGGCGAGCCCGTCTCGCCGAGCGCCATCACCGCCCTGGTCGCCATCCGTGAGCTGGAGAAGGAGCCGGGCGGCACCATCATCCACAACCTGATCACGTCGAAGGGGGTCCCGGAGATCGTCGCCGAGCACGGCGGCAAGCCGGTGCGCACCCGGGTCGGGCACTCGTTCATCAAGGCCGAGATGGCCAAGACCGGCGCGATCTTCGGCGGCGAGCACTCCGCGCACTACTACTTCCGCGACTTCTGGCGCGCCGACACCGGCATGCTGGCCGCGCTGCACGTCCTCGCCGCCCTCGGTGAGCAGGCGGGCCCGCTGTCCGAGCTGACGGCGGAGTATTCGCGCTACGCGGCCTCCGGCGAGATCAACTCGACCGTCGACGACCAGGTCGCCCGCATGATCGCGGTCAAGGACGCCTTCGGCGCGCGTGACGGCGTCGAGATCGACGAACTGGACGGGCTCACCGTGCAGCTCCCCGGCGGTGGCTGGTTCAACCTGCGCCCGTCCAACACCGAGCCGCTGCTCCGCCTGAACGTC carries:
- a CDS encoding DUF3499 domain-containing protein gives rise to the protein MRSVRKCSRTGCLEPAVATLTYAYSDSTAVVGPLATASEPHSYDLCEAHALRLTVPKGWEVVRHEGAFAAPDPSADELTALAEAVREAGRSDKPAPEPEPEGPSGRRGHLRVLPGRA
- a CDS encoding metallopeptidase family protein; its protein translation is MRRDRHGRGLRGALYPSTLPAAASRAERFDALVLDALEPIEARWRHELTKLDVAVDDVPEVRSDGAPAGVDGVLHDGAVPLSRLVPAGVDRAGLPTRARIVLYRRPLEARAKDPGELAELVHDVLVEQVAGYLGVEPDVIEGD
- a CDS encoding IS110 family RNA-guided transposase, giving the protein MTDQQHAVDTTLVTGGVDTHKDTHTAAALDHLGRCLGTRTFPATTAGYTALLAWLGGFGVVTGVGVEGTGSYGAGLARHLAAEDVTVVEVNQPDRHTRRRAGKTDAQDAINAARAVLSGQAGTTPKAGTGPAAAISALRTALNGAVKSRTAALNQLDALIVTAPAALRETLTPLTGTTLITTCARLRPGTDLTDPRTAVKTALRRLARRIQHLTDEITDTKTELATLTRQALPATTALFGVGPDTAAQLLTTAGDNPDRITTEARFAHLCGAAPIHASSGRTTRHRLNRGGDRHANAALYRIAIVRMRHCPSTRAYVERRTTEGLPKRHIIRCLKRYIAREIHQALIADLATLTHTP
- a CDS encoding phosphomannomutase/phosphoglucomutase; this translates as MPDLSGIVKAYDIRGVVGEQLDAALVRDLGSAFALLIKPESDSVVIGHDMRDSSPELAAAFADGVTSQGLDVVSIGLASTDQLYFASGSLNLPGAMFTASHNPAKYNGIKLCRSGAAPVGQDSGLAEIRDTVEQGVPAFAGQRGSVTEQDVLADYAAYLRKLVDLSGSRPLKVVVDAGNGMGGYTVPTVFAGLPLEIVPMYFELDGNFPNHEANPLDPKNIVDLQAKVREEGADAGLAFDGDADRCFVVDERGEPVSPSAITALVAIRELEKEPGGTIIHNLITSKGVPEIVAEHGGKPVRTRVGHSFIKAEMAKTGAIFGGEHSAHYYFRDFWRADTGMLAALHVLAALGEQAGPLSELTAEYSRYAASGEINSTVDDQVARMIAVKDAFGARDGVEIDELDGLTVQLPGGGWFNLRPSNTEPLLRLNVEAADAEAVRALTEDVLAIVRG
- a CDS encoding glycosyltransferase family 2 protein is translated as MSRTAASSVPRTAPVLAIVVCHNGENWLPLALSALRRSGVRPRHVLAVDTGSTDGTAKILADAAADGDAPVLDGILTLSGEVGFGAAVGEAVEHAVERWGDPGGWLWLLHDDCAPEPGCLENLLAAAENEPAATVLGPLAVDWSDPRLIVEAGLSTDAIGHRQQISPDENDTAVLAVPSAGSLVRREVWHELGGYDPGFPLLREDLDFGWRANAAGGRVLSVPSARLRHARALSTGQREPDALGLSLATANRAHGLRVFLVNCPPLSFWFGLFRIPVFAVLRALAFLLLRRTGEASAELAAAWHLLRGRAGLRAARAERRKTGRPGKVGGLFTGRMTRVRNAVRAGVVGLVRRGVERDFALGTVPEGVDQEGAWIPPEALKAGQDRPVGPGALPAGAMRGVGSRGTGLRRPSAVVAVAVPEKPATEGPKPSPVPRDGGQEPELVFVEVDRKRVLGATVFAPPVIVLVVLTALAFVVNGSRLGLDLFGGKLLPVGGLGEIWSSYLAPWHAIAGGTASPAPATLPVLGTIGAIFTPIGGPAALVAILLIGDIPLAALSAYVATRHLRVRRWVRAVAAAAYGVLPAATASVAQGRLDVVVVHLLLPLVIAGIVGLLVRADSRWLHVSALSAIGLALIGAFSPLAHALALVGLVIGFVVLPSPTGLARRIASVGIVVFLPLALLLPWPSVLLRHPELLLHGLGGGATAASGADLAGLDPGGPGAWPIGVALVAAAIVALVVRPTKSAGAGVAVVVLGALGLVAVRFVAVTPMSGGAHATGYAGVPLLVIGAGLLWTVLATWQRGGSGVEPAPWLAKVTAVAGVLVLLALATGAVVAGREGPLRAGERPSLAPEISAELAASGRSVLVIGDVARQTGGRLPTFGDDEFAPTPGSADRLASWRRDLLQGSPDAVKQAFAAALASGVSYVVLPSGADGGAFVELARDLVVLAAPTSDGRPVLRLLPAGGQVALISPELAQAAVTGKGAPGASPGVAPVQAGLPDVRVRVSEGPTGRLLVLAAEFEAGWQASVDGKAVPIVRAWGHQVAVSVPATPSEVVVEHQGTTRNLLLLAQVAAVLFTLLTAVPTRRRPSAS